From the Chthoniobacterales bacterium genome, one window contains:
- a CDS encoding YifB family Mg chelatase-like AAA ATPase has protein sequence MLAKIYSAAVYGVDAYEVEIEVNGGRGEIKIIIVGLPDTAVKESRDRVTTAIQNSGYYWPRGRTTINLAPADIKKEGPSFDLPIALGMIAVAEEITGNPFEKFSFVGELALDGGVRAVKGVLPVALEARRQKKEAIFVPAANAHEAAMVEGITVYGVHNLRETFQFIRGESLIAPTYGDLSSFFATHKNYEVDFADVKGQGHVKRAIEVAVSGGHNLLMIGPPGSGKSMLSKRIATIMPPMSLEEAIESTKIHSIAGMLNGEQAFVSTRPFRSPHHTISDVGLLGGSAIPAPGEVSLAHHGVLFLDELPEFKRSTLEVMRQPLEDGRQRPSLLAPRITRQRA, from the coding sequence ATGCTGGCCAAGATTTATTCTGCCGCGGTCTATGGCGTTGATGCCTACGAAGTTGAAATTGAGGTTAACGGCGGACGCGGCGAAATAAAAATCATCATCGTCGGCCTGCCTGACACGGCGGTGAAGGAAAGTCGGGATCGGGTGACGACTGCGATCCAAAACAGCGGCTATTATTGGCCGCGCGGCCGGACCACGATCAACCTCGCCCCGGCCGACATTAAGAAAGAAGGGCCGAGTTTCGACCTGCCGATTGCACTGGGCATGATCGCAGTGGCTGAGGAAATCACCGGCAATCCATTCGAGAAATTCAGCTTCGTTGGCGAGCTGGCGCTCGATGGCGGCGTCCGGGCCGTGAAAGGCGTGTTGCCGGTGGCGCTCGAGGCGCGGCGGCAAAAAAAGGAAGCGATCTTCGTCCCCGCAGCCAACGCGCACGAAGCCGCGATGGTGGAGGGTATCACGGTGTACGGCGTCCATAATCTGCGCGAAACCTTCCAGTTCATCCGGGGCGAATCGCTGATCGCGCCGACTTACGGAGATCTCAGTTCCTTTTTCGCCACCCACAAAAACTACGAGGTCGATTTCGCCGACGTGAAAGGGCAGGGGCACGTGAAGCGCGCCATCGAAGTGGCCGTTTCCGGCGGTCATAACCTGTTGATGATCGGCCCGCCTGGCTCCGGCAAATCGATGTTATCGAAACGAATCGCCACCATCATGCCGCCGATGTCGCTCGAGGAAGCGATCGAAAGCACGAAGATCCACAGCATCGCGGGAATGCTGAACGGCGAGCAGGCATTTGTTTCCACCCGGCCCTTTCGCTCGCCGCATCACACCATCTCGGATGTGGGTCTTCTCGGCGGCTCCGCCATTCCCGCGCCTGGCGAAGTCAGCCTCGCCCACCACGGCGTGCTCTTTCTCGACGAGCTGCCGGAGTTCAAACGCTCGACCCTCGAAGTGATGCGCCAGCCGCTCGAAGACGGACGCCAACGACCATCACTCTTAGCGCCGCGCATTACCCGCCAGCGT
- a CDS encoding RNA polymerase sigma factor RpoD/SigA produces the protein MAAEDSDTGIKIYLREIGQIPLLTPDQEIELAAKIKKGDREARALMIRSNLRLVVKIAHDYANLGLPLLDLISEGNIGLMKAVERFDPAKGGKLSTYAAWWIKQSIKRALANQSKTIRLPVHLVDKISKMRRVSLQMSEELGREPTDDELGEEIGIASGKVSQLKTVSIRPASLDAPISDDDSTEFGEIVGDEEAQTPFELLRDKNLRNEVGGLLDVLDDRERKIIFSRFGLDGGKPKTLEEVGKKFGVTRERIRQLQNIALSKLRRALSKKERPVDVELPVEA, from the coding sequence ATGGCTGCTGAAGATAGCGATACTGGAATAAAGATTTACCTGCGTGAGATCGGGCAAATCCCCCTCCTCACTCCCGACCAGGAGATCGAGCTCGCCGCGAAGATCAAGAAGGGCGACCGCGAAGCGCGCGCCCTCATGATTCGCTCCAATTTGCGTTTGGTCGTCAAGATCGCCCACGATTACGCAAACCTTGGCCTGCCGCTTCTCGACCTGATTTCCGAAGGCAACATCGGCCTGATGAAGGCGGTCGAGCGTTTCGATCCCGCCAAGGGCGGAAAACTGAGCACCTACGCCGCCTGGTGGATCAAGCAGTCGATCAAGCGCGCCCTGGCAAACCAGAGCAAGACGATCCGGTTGCCGGTCCATTTGGTGGACAAGATTTCCAAGATGCGCCGGGTTTCGCTCCAGATGAGCGAGGAGCTTGGCCGCGAACCGACCGACGACGAGCTCGGCGAAGAAATCGGCATCGCGAGCGGGAAAGTTTCCCAGCTCAAGACAGTCTCGATCCGGCCCGCGTCCCTCGACGCGCCGATCAGCGATGACGATTCGACCGAGTTCGGCGAAATCGTGGGCGACGAAGAGGCCCAGACGCCGTTCGAGTTGCTCCGCGACAAGAACCTTCGCAACGAGGTCGGCGGTTTGCTGGACGTGCTCGACGATCGTGAACGGAAAATCATTTTCTCGCGCTTCGGGCTCGATGGCGGCAAGCCGAAGACGCTCGAGGAAGTCGGCAAGAAGTTTGGGGTCACCCGCGAACGGATTCGCCAGCTCCAGAACATCGCGCTCTCAAAGCTTCGCCGCGCGCTCAGCAAGAAAGAGCGCCCGGTCGACGTGGAGCTGCCGGTCGAAGCGTAA